TTCCCAAAGGGTTGAGGGGCAGCAATTCTGCAATTTCCAGATCAATCCCCAAAGCCGGAAAAGGCTCGGTGCAAACTGCGGTTGTCGACAAGGTAACCTATAAGCTGGACAGCAAAGGCAATATCAGTGGCGGGAAATCCAAACCCAGTATTCCCGCATTGCCGGGAATAACCAGTTTTGTCGTCAAAAGCAATTACATGTACGCCGCTGCCGGAAGTGATACGCTGTACCGGCTGCACCTGGCCAATCCGGAAAGGGGCTGGATGCGCGCGGCTTATTCCAACGGACAGATCCCGCGTGTGGTACCGAAACAGATTTTTGTGTCACAGGGTAAATTGTATGCATTGACTGAATCTGATTCGGTTTTTGAAGCCGCGGTGATCCACGGAAAGGAGCCGGAACAACTGTTTGCGCGGGCGCTTGCATTGAAAAGTGAGCAAAGCCTGGTGCTGCTGATGTGCCTGGACCTATGCGGGTTTGATGGAAGTTTTATCAATGGAATTAAAAAAGATATTGCTAAAAAGCACCGGCTACCCGAGGAAGCGATCCTGATCAATGCGTCGCACACGCACTTTGCACCCGGAACGCAAAAATGGCTGACCTGGGCACCGCATAACCGGTATCCCGACGAAGCTTACATGAACAAAGTCGTGCGCCCAGCCATGCTGAAAGCGGCCGACCGGGCGCTGGCATCCTCGGCGCCTTCATACGTGAAAGTGGGCCGGGGCATAACTGCGATTGGCCGCAACAGGAGTAACGGCGAACTGGCTACACCTTACGATAACGCCGTGGACGTGCTGACTGCCGAGCGGACAGACGGAAGCGAAAAAACGGTGATGGTACTGAGCGGCTGCCACCCGGTGGCCGGTACCACCGGTGTCAAACATTTCACAGTCAGCAGCAACTATCCGGGATTTATGAGAAATGCGCTCGAAGAAGCTGGCAAGATCAAAACGACTGCGCTTTTTATGCAGGGCTGCGCGGGAGATATCAATCCCGTGGACGAGCCGGAGATTACCGGAGCGAAGCTTGCTGCCGATGCCTTGAAGGTAATCGACAGCAATATGAAGCCACTTTCGGGACCCATTTCATTTCATATGGATAGTGTCCTGGCCGAAACTAGGCCGTGGAGCAAAGACAAGCTGGTCGAGTTCCGGGAGGCTAACCGGAGGCTGGGTGCGCAAATGGAGCCGGAGCGAAATGTAGCCTGGGCCGATCTGATGCTCAGTCACCTCGAACAAAACACGATGCCCAAATCAATGCCGGTTTATATCCAGACGATCAACATAGGAGAGTGGAAACTGATCGGGCTTTCGCGGGAAGTGGTGACGGAATATGGTCTGGCCATTAAAAAGCTATGGCCCGACAAGCTGGTTTCGGTGGCCGGTTATTGTAATGATGTATCCAGTTATCTGCCCGTGGAGCGGCATATTAAAACGCGGGTGTATGAAGGCGAAGGGTCTTGTTTCTGGTACGGACTTCCGTCTCTATTTCCATTAGACATTCTGGATCGTGTGGTGAACCGGATCTCTACTAAAAATTATTGAAGTATGCGCCCACTCGTTATCATCGGTTTTCTGTTTTTCGTTTTCGGGTTTGTGACGTGGATGAATTCCGTGCTGGTCCCATACCTGCAGATTGCCTGCGAGCTCAATCATTTTCAGTCGCAGCTGGTGGGGTTTGCTTTCTATATCAGCTATTTCGTGATGGCGGTACCGTCGGGAATGCTTTTGAAAAGAACCGGTTTCAAAAATGGGATGGCGCTGGGATTGGCTGTAATGGCGGTAGGCTCACTGGTTTTCATTCCGGCAGCATTTGTAAGAACATTTGAGCTTTTTCTGATCGGATTGTTTATCCAGGGAACGGGTCTGGCTATTTTACAAACAGCTTCCAATCCTTACGTTACCGTTTTGGGGCCTATGGAAGGTGCGGCGCAGCGGATCAGCCTGATGGGTATCTGCAATGGCGTCGCGGGAATACTCGGGCCGCTCGCATTGGGCTTTGTGCTTCTTGACAATACACAGGAACAAATTGATGCGATCGCATCGCTTTCAGTTGTGGAAAGGGCAAAAGAACTGGATGCACTGGCGCTTAAAGTGATCAACCCTTACATTGTGATCACGATTGTCCTGATTGCGCTGGCTGTTTTTGTACAAAAATCATCCCTGCCTGAACTGGAAGGAGAAGCTGACGATTCAGGGATTTTGGGAAACAAAAAACCTGCCGGGATCTGGTCTCACGCACATTTGCTGCTGGGTGTGGCAACATTGTTTTTTTACACAGGCGTGGAGGTGATCGCGGGCAATACGATTATCGGTTATGCATCTTTTAAAGGCGTGGATATGGCGAGCGCGCGGTTTTTTACCTCATTTACACTCACTTCCATGCTTGCCGGATATTTGATCGGAATTTTCAGTATTCCACGGTTTATCAGTCAGCGCACCGCACTCACAGGCTCTGCGGTATTAGGAGTTGCTTTTGCGCTGGCGGCTATCTTTACGGAAGGCAGCACTTCTGTCTTCTTCATTGCTTTTCTCGGTTTCGCCAATGCGCTCGTTTTTCCGTCGATCTGGCCGCTGGCGCTGGACGGGCTTGGTGCATTACTCAACCTCGGCTCGGCTTTATTGGTAATGGCGATCGCGGGCGGGGCGGTAATCCCGCTAGTATACGGTTACTATGCCGATCAGCACGACCCGCAGTCGGCTTATTGGCTGCTGGTGCCTTGCTATTTGTTTATTCTTTATTACTCCCTGTCGGGTTACAAAGCCGGCAAGCGGGAGGAAACATTTAATGCCTGATTGCTATGAAATTGATTGCGGATAGTGGCTCAACCAAAACAGATTGGTGTCTGATCAGTGCGGGTCAGGAAGTCTGTAAATTCGTTACAGAGGGGTATAATCCATTTTTTGTCGATTCAAAATACATCTTTGAGTCGCTTGGAAATAGCATTCCGCAGTTTGTCGACACATCGAAAATCAGCGAAG
This Dyadobacter sp. UC 10 DNA region includes the following protein-coding sequences:
- a CDS encoding sugar MFS transporter is translated as MRPLVIIGFLFFVFGFVTWMNSVLVPYLQIACELNHFQSQLVGFAFYISYFVMAVPSGMLLKRTGFKNGMALGLAVMAVGSLVFIPAAFVRTFELFLIGLFIQGTGLAILQTASNPYVTVLGPMEGAAQRISLMGICNGVAGILGPLALGFVLLDNTQEQIDAIASLSVVERAKELDALALKVINPYIVITIVLIALAVFVQKSSLPELEGEADDSGILGNKKPAGIWSHAHLLLGVATLFFYTGVEVIAGNTIIGYASFKGVDMASARFFTSFTLTSMLAGYLIGIFSIPRFISQRTALTGSAVLGVAFALAAIFTEGSTSVFFIAFLGFANALVFPSIWPLALDGLGALLNLGSALLVMAIAGGAVIPLVYGYYADQHDPQSAYWLLVPCYLFILYYSLSGYKAGKREETFNA